DNA from Equus asinus isolate D_3611 breed Donkey chromosome 17, EquAss-T2T_v2, whole genome shotgun sequence:
GACTGAACCtcatgactctgtgtgtgtgtgtgtgtgcatgtgtgtgtgtgtatgcttccTCACTGAAGAGATCCTTAAACACAACTTAAAATCACAAGAGGTAAAtaaattttatgctttaaaattttaaaggtcaGGATTAAAAAGTAATCACAAATATAGTAGAAGAAATTGCCATAAACTAAAGAAAATAGTTATAATGTACGTGTTGAATTCATAAATAATAGACCAAAATTCCATAGAACTATGGACcagacaattcacaaaagaagaatgaATTGTCTTTGTTATGAAGTCATAACAATAAACATCgcttctttcagcatttttaccCACTGCTTTTTTGGAGTGAAAAGTTATCAGACCAAAAGAAGTCATCATCTTCAAAGTGACAACCATTCTCACGGGCAATCATGGCTTAAAAAACAGTTAACAGTCACTGTATATCATATCTCTGACTATACATGTAAAACATTACTAACACAATGGTGTGAGGGAGAGTGGGCATAACATGCAAAGTAAAGACAACAGAAATTGGGATGATTTcacaattttttaattcaaaagtaaaattaagaaaatttaaggCTTCCAGTGGAGATTTCCTTGTCCCTTAATATCTAGATAAGTTTGTTTTGAGCAAATAATGCCCTTTCCCTGGAAGTCTACAGGGCTTTGCTCCAGTTGTGTACATTGGCATGGGTCGCATCTGTCATCTTTGCTTTCTGAAGGAATATTTCCACAAGACACCtccatggaaatgaaaatgttctatcaAATAAACCATTCaagaaagaagtaaattttaCTGCAAGTTTGAGTGGAAGGAGGCAAAATAGAGGTTTACACTATCGCATCAGGCCTCCTTATGCTTAGAGTAATTTAACTTCACACCACAAAAGAATTTCTCACTTGCCCTTCTTATATATTCCCCTAGCCTTAAACTATTATATCAGGAAAAGGctataaaattctttctttttattaaacaGAGTTATTACTATGTGAAGCTTGTGATCCTGTTGTAAATTATGCTCCCAGTTGTCACCTTCTATTCCAATCTTCTGTCCAGGATCAGTTTTGACTCTTTCAATACTTATGTAGGCATATTTATAAACAACCACCATTACGTGGGTTGGAGCAATTTTGTTGACGAAGACAGCTGAGATAACCCTATACATCATCTCACAAGATGTACATGAATTTGGGTTAAATTCAATATCAAACtaaatattaacatatataacatagtatataatgataaataaatatcaaaatatctaGTTCTTAAAAGGCAATTTTAAGTACAAAAGCCTCTTGAGCTACAATGGTCAGAAGAGGTTAccactgattaaaaaaattaaaaaaacttcatAAAATGCATATTTCAAAGATCTAAAAGAATATATTACTGAATATTGAAGGCTACTAATGTTTACACAATCATAAAAAATGATTGATTTAAGACATAGATTtacaaaattatattaatttaaagtCATTTATGAAATATCTGTTAGAAACTTTCCTATAAAGATATGGAGGCTTAAAATACTGCTTTTTGATAACTGAATAATCAATATGGCTACCAAAAAAGAGTTGCTTAATTGTGGTGATATCTTCACTTTTGTTGTAATCACTTTTCTCattgtttgctttctctctcacaatttttcaatattttgtcaatattttatgATTCAACAACAGGAAACTACAAGCTCTAAAACAGAAAGGCCCTGTGGAAAGCCTTTCAGGACAAGTTCACAGCAGTGAGAGAATGTCTTACAGAAAGAGGCTGTGATAACACACCTACTGCAAGGAGAGTGAGAAATACTCTCTCCATGTGTGTGTCAGTCCACCTCTGCTGCAGGGCGGGTGTCAGTTGTTTGTGTCACTTCAGTAACTACTTCATCAGCATTATTCTTAACTGCCAATCTTATCACTATTATCGACattcaaatattaaaactaaattaaaatcatGTGTTTATCAGTCTGTTATAATCTCTGAACTTCTCAGTTGACATGGATTGTGGTCAGTCAGTTCATCTTTCTATTTCAAATCCAAACCAATGtttgagttattttaaaaaataatgtattaagacaaacaaaacaattttAGGTCTATAAAGTTAAATctgatttaattatttattataatccCTTACTATATGTATAAGCAGTACATATTCAGAAGTTGGGTTCCAGAGTATGAAATTCTTGTGTTCTGATGGTGGAGTGTATACAGATAAAATAAATCTAGgtccatatttatttaaataaatgaaatgtgctTATTTTTCCATATCAGGGACCCATTCCAGGAGATATTTCACAGACAGTTTCATTCATGGATCAGTAGGGACCAAGAGTTGGTAACTAACTAAATGCCTAGCCCTATAGGAACAGACATATATTAAATTAAAGTAAACCCAGGTTATAAGAACAGAAGCCCTCCAAATATTGGTGTATATGTAGTAAAATGAATATACTTCAGAAACATATAGTTGAGTGTGAAACTTTAGGTATCAAAATGAGTTATATAATAACATAAGGGTACACACTGAGGCATACATGATATTTACTTTGTAAGGCTGCATTCCTTTTTAAGGACATATATCAACTTTGTAGAGGAGGTACTCATGTGTGGAAGCGAAATTGAGGTGGGGTTGGGGAATGAGGACTGATGATGACTATGGGATATTGAATTAGGGTGTTATATACTCAGTTTAGCCCCTTAAGtcacaaaaacaattaaaattggAGTTACACGagtattcataatttttattccttctgaATCTTTAAAAACACTATAGAACATGTTTAAAGAGTTTTGTCTTCATCTTCGGGCATAAAACTTGGGAAGAAGCCATTGTGCAAAATGGTGAATGTTGAAGTAATTTGTGGGGGTGATTACAGTGTGTATCCCACAAATAATACACTTACATCCAGATATTAGAGTGGATGCGGTAAAAATAgtatcaaaagaaagcaggtgaatTGTATGTAAAAGAACATTTCCTCAATACGAAATTCAAAGGTACAACAGATAATTAACAAAGATCAGTGGCATCATCTCCTGTTCTCACACGTTTTGGGAAAAACCAAGAAATTGCATTCAAGCTCCCAGGGAAAGTCAAGCTCCCAAAGGAGTGTCTCAAAGGGAGGAAACACTCATAAATCCTTCTGATTGAAGTTCGATTGTTAATCACTTGAGGGAACCAGGCTTATCCTCATTTTAGGTGAGTAGATGGCACTGATTATCATGATTACTAGATGACTAGTTTTAAGACCTGTCTTCAATTTAAATTGTAGTTAGGATAATTACCAATGCCAGACTCAATACATTATGCAATGCatattaataatttcttttcataGCTATATTTTCTGGAGTAATGATATGTCTTTACCACTATTATTATGTTCGTTGAGGGTAGTAAGGGGCCCTGTTTCTATACAATATGATTTCTATACTTATACTAGGATTCTAGACGATAAAATTTCTAAAGGAGGAGTAAGTATTTTTGGAAAGCTCCACCAAGAATGTTGTATAAGCAAAGATACTGTTCATCAGGTCAGAGTTATTGATGCCCAGCCAGTGTCTATGCCTCAGACAGTAATAGTTTCTGATTGGGTTTCCAGCTATCCAGTAATATGATATTATCATTATCTCTTATTATCATGCATCCATAGAGTGTCATTTGCACTATAGATATGTGtgacctcattttataaataccaTACAGAGACTGGGATTGTTAGAGTGTAAATTTCTCCAAGAGTAGATCTTGAGGCAAGGACTTCATGTTTATTTAGTAGATGTTTAGTTGGCATATGAGGTATATTTGGTAGATGATTTCAGGAAGCAAAAATGAGGGAATAGGGAATACGAGACTGAGAAGCGAGAAAGTTGATAAAGTGTGCGATAAGGTATAGATGACTGCTGTAAGCAGCTAATTTTCCATCACTCAGGTGCTTTGAACTAGCCATCAGAACTCTTCTAGGAATTGTCCAAAAGAAGGCTATGGAAACCTTGGCATTTATCCATTGATTCCTGTCCTTTAGCAGCAGAGTACTGGTCCTTGACACATTAAGTCTCAACCACTTCCAAACTACATTGTATATGGTCTGAGCAAGCTCTCAAGACAGTTTGCCctcaggaaaagaagtaaaacacttgagaTAGGAAGCTGCCAGCATTCCAGAAAAAGTCTACGGTGGCTGTAGGCCAAGTCGTGGTAGTCCAAAATGACCAGGGATGGGGAGACGGATGTGTCTGATACAGTGATATTTGCAATAGGAAGATGatggcaaagagaaaataatacaaaatagacTTTTTGACTTAGGCACATGTGTCCATGATGTCACAATATTAAGATGGTTTTGTCCCTACTATCTTTGtgttaaatttgttttcatttggttgatgagGCTAAAAGCTTTGAAGTATTACCTAACATATTTATAGTGGAGACAAAACCCAGCTTAAACTCAGTGCAAGTGAAGAGTGAAGGAAGATCAATCTTTGAAAGAATTGCTAATTGGCTAGATATGTTCTGCTGTCAATATTGGTGAACTTGCCATACGTTAAACACGTCATCATTCAGGGCTTGCAtattccctttcctctctcataGTGTACCTAAATGTATTAAGGGAATTTTCTTCTTGTCCTGTTGCCTTTCATGTTAAAAATTGTACATTCCACAAGtgaataacaaaaaatatttttgaaagatggGAAGAGGAGTGTAGGAGACCTTCCCATACCTCTGCACAAGTCCCAGTTATATGACACAGGCATACCACAAACCATGTTATTCTGCACATAGAATTTTTCCCACGTCTTTGAGAGTCTAGCATAACAAGATGTGATTATAATGAAgtacaattttaaacatttttcaatgATCATGACAAGCCACAAAATAATGGTTTGAGGGTTGGCATTGACTCCCACAGCTTCCATCAGATAAAAGGTTTGCTGTTCAGTTTCCCTGTTTCTTTCCAGTTAGTGCTTGGGTAGAGGTAGTGGGGGGAGTAGCATATAAATTATCAACTTAGTTGTGTTTCAGAAGAACtcaagggatttttaaaataccCACAGCTAGCGAGTATAATACTTTACATCTTAAGTTATAAAATATTGGTATTCACTTAGTAGGATTGACCAAGCAACACATTTTGTCAGATGCCAAAGTTGGAATTAGAAaagttttatgttaattttaCATCCTTCTCTAATGCCACTTTATTGCAGTTAGAGATCTTTTATGGAGATAATGCAGTGTGTTTTACACAATAAGGACTGGAAACATATATAAGCACTCATGGCCTTATTAGCTGTGTTGGatgtttgtctctttttttgtaattttaaaatagtatgtgTACATATTTCTGCTGGTGTTAGctcacccaaagactaatgagCCTGACATATTTCTAGAGCCATTAAaggttcttccttcttttgtcctccctctttctttctatcCCTCATTTGAATGGGAAGACGATGTTCTAACTGTGACCAACCCATTTATCTCAGTTGAAGCTATTTCCCAAATCTTATGGAACACTTAGTGGAGATGGGGTGTTTGACTTTGCCTAGGAGGACATCCTTAGGCTTCAGATCCATTCCCCAAGTCCTAGTGCATCTCTGGAGATTTTGCTTCCATCAGATAAAAGATGTGCTGCTCAGATTCCCTGTTTTCTTTCCAGTCAGTGCTTGGCTGGGGATTGTGGTGGGAGGAGCACATAAATTATCAACTCAGTTGTGTTTCAGAAGAACTCCAGGGATTTGTAAAATTACAACACTTCGATGTTGGGATGAAGAGGTTGGACAACTGTACAAACTACTGTGGAATTTTGTGTATTAACTTTAGGTAGCTTAAAGCATTACactttgtcattttctctttttggttgctactgatgaacatttatttttatttttaaaaaatattatgttaacaTTGTGAACAGATTTTTGGATAGAGTAATTTTGTGAGGTAGATTTAATCTACCAAATTTGTCTtgaatttctcttctgattttcttgAAATTCCGCTTTTTTAGAGAGGTTTTAGTTTTTAAGGCTATGAgactttaaacattttcttatagCATTAATTTCTTGACCAGTCTAGGATTGATTTCCTATATGGATGAACTAAACATCTAATTTCATCATCTTCTATAGGGATAATCATTTTCTCCAGCTACAATTATTGATTAGACCATTTTTGCCCTAAGACACCACCTCTGTCATACACTACAGTTATGTACAATCATGGGTCTTTTTCTGAGTGCTCCATTCTGTCCCACTGATGTATTTCCTATCCTTGTGCCAATGTCATATTGTCTCCATAACTCTGGCTTTATAAGTTTTAATACCTGGTACCGCAGGTCTTTTCAAAGGTTTCTTGCTTGTTCtttatgatttgcattttctaaatacattttaaattagtaATTCTACAATTCTACAGAAAGTCCTagtgagattttgattggaaagGAATTGAGTAAATAGattaatttgagaagaattgacatttttataacACCAAGTTACGTAATCCAGGAACATAGTGTTTCTATCAATTTATTTAGAACTTCTATAAtgtttctcaataatttttttttaaaaaaatcagaattctcACTCTAGGCCAAacttttttaattatatattgctGACATAACCATAAAGATACTGTATATACCTTGTAATGATAAGAAGTATgtgacacaaaaaaatgaaatgtttactCTCATTATATCTTAGGCTGTAATTGTTTCTAAATTTGGTTCTAGGTTTAATGATGGGGTGGGTCTTGTTTTAaatcactacacacacacaaaaatggatTCATCTTACACATAATGGCTTTGTGtactaaaaatttaaatgatggTGAAATCCAATGACTCTTCTGATGTTTCTTCCCACAGTACTTTTCCATATTGGCTTGGATggacaaacaaaatcaaacagtGCTAAAAGAATTTATTCTAATGGGAATCACAGACTTGCCTGAGCTGCAGGCTCCATTATTTGGGCTCTTCCTCACCATCTATGTGATCTCAGTGGTGGGCAACTTGGGCATGGTCATCCTCACCAAGATGGACTCCAGGCTACAAacacccatgtacttttttctcagacACCTGGCTTTCATTCATCTTGGTTATTCAACAGCTGTGGGCCCCAAAATGTTGGCAAGTTTTGTAGTTACTCAAACTACAATCCCCTATAATTGGTGTGCTACACAGTTATCTTTATTCATCTTGTTCATCATTAGTGAACTTTTTATTCTGTCAgcaatggcctatgaccgctatgtggccatctgtaacccCCTTCTCTACACAGTCATCATGTCACAAACGGTATGTTGGGTTCTGGTAGCAGTCCCATATGTCTACAGTGCCTTTATCTCTATGATGACCaccataaagatttttatttcatccttctGTGGCTTTAACGTTATCAGTTATTTCGCTGTGAATTCGCTGTGTTCAAGCACACACGAAATTGAGTTGATAATACTGATCTTTTCAGTGTTTAATTTGGTTTCATCTCTTCTGATAGTCCTTGTGTCCTATATGCTAATCCTTAAGGCCATCCTCAGGATGAACTCTGCAGAGGGCAGGCgcaaggccttctccacctgtggatCTCACCTGACAGTGGTAGTTGTGTTATATGTGACTCTATCCTTTATGTACATGCAGCCCAAGTCCAGTCATTCTTTTGATACTGATAAAATGGCCTCTGTATTTTACACTGTGGTAATACCCATGCTGAATCCCATGATCTACAGCTAGAGGAACAAAGAGGTAAAAGGAGCCCTTCAGAGGCTTTGGAAAAATATGTGCAAACTCCCTATATAAATTTCAGTATAGAATACATATACAATAAATTAGGTTCTAGGCAACTgtttattatgtataataaagCTTTATAAAACAGTAATATGGAAAACACAAGGGAAACTacaaatgttttccttattttcaacTTATAAATGTTCAAGCAGTGATCATCCTTCTGTTATTAACTTTGATTTTGTCCTCAAGTCTCAGTACAAGAGACCGAAATCTGGGTCACTGTTCTTGCATTGCCAAGAGATTATGTTATAATTGAAGGGAAGTCTTTGTTAACGTATCTCCCATTAGATAATCTTTTTTAAAGGCATTCTTGtgtcatttaataaaatattttatttgcatctTACACACCATTTAAATACCAGTATCCATCATACTGGGATATTGACGTATAGAAGGTAGTAGGTACTGTTTTATGTGCTGGGCACATGTACAGCAATGAAGAATACATCAAAATGTCTGCCTTAACGATACTTTGACTCTATTTCCCTTGTGGTGGGTGGCATCTGAGATTTCTGTTAAATTATCATGTGTGAGCATGTAAATGCTTAAGAAAGTAGCAATAAAAGTGTAATTATTTTCGAGAGGCATAATCGTGTGCTTTAAACATCCACAAGGATCTTCAAGTTAAAACACTACaaataataagtgaatttttCAAGGTTGGTGGCTATATGGTCAACATATAAAAGAGGAATCATTGTGTTATATACTAACAAAAAACaggtaaaaatgaaattttaaactatcaattatatagaaaaaatctgtaaaatactTGGGAAAAACCTAGTGAACAATTTGCATGACTTACTTGCTAGAAACTACAAAAATATCACTGAGTTATTAAAGAGGACATAAATGTAGCAACATATCATGTCCattgtttggaaaaaaataaatcttgtgaTGAGGTCAGCTCTTTCTAAATTTGGctatagatttaatgcagtcACAATgaaaattccaatagcattttttaatACTCAAGCTGGCAtcaaaatttatgtgaaaatacaaAAGATCAAGAATAACCAGGGCAATATCCTCAAAGAAGGAAGAATATGGAGGACTTCCAATAACAGATATCAATTCTTTTAACTGAgctggattattttaaaaaatatttttttagtcaCATATGGAGAGATAGACCAATAGAATAGATAAAAATGAAGCCCAAAAATAGACTCACATGTGCAGTTTCacttgatttaaaacaaaaatccattgCGATGTTGTGAGGAAAGGAGGGCTTCTCAGAAAATGGACCTAGCTTGATTAGTTTTCTTATGTAAAACATGAATCTTAGTCATTTACTTGCATCATATCTAAAAATTAAGTGAGACATATAACGTATAAATgtgaaagctaaaataaaatgtctggaagaaaagtaaaataatctctTCATGATTTaagataggcaaagatttcttaaaatttagATAAATGAAAGTCCATCCAAAGAAAAACTTGTGTTGATCAAAATATGTCATAAGAGAGTGAATAGGAAATCCTGAGAGAACACATTTGAAGCGCATACACCCTACAAAGTACTGATATCAGtaatttgtggggaaaaaaaaacacattaccaccaccaccaagttGCCTAACTTCTAAAATCACTGTGATCAAGACAGTCAACCTAatgggaaaaaagcaaataaaagggcAAGCCACCTGAAGAAATACTTCACAAATGAGGATATCAAAGCAGCcaaaaattacataaatgtatttaaataatcATTAATCAGGTAAACGCAAGTTATGGCTATACTGGGGGATCACTACTCAGCCATGAGCATGGCTAAAATTCAAACGTTTCTTTGAA
Protein-coding regions in this window:
- the LOC139040497 gene encoding olfactory receptor 8K3-like translates to MDKQNQTVLKEFILMGITDLPELQAPLFGLFLTIYVISVVGNLGMVILTKMDSRLQTPMYFFLRHLAFIHLGYSTAVGPKMLASFVVTQTTIPYNWCATQLSLFILFIISELFILSAMAYDRYVAICNPLLYTVIMSQTVCWVLVAVPYVYSAFISMMTTIKIFISSFCGFNVISYFAVNSLCSSTHEIELIILIFSVFNLVSSLLIVLVSYMLILKAILRMNSAEGRRKAFSTCGSHLTVVVVLYVTLSFMYMQPKSSHSFDTDKMASVFYTVVIPMLNPMIYS